Genomic window (Methanobrevibacter sp. TMH8):
TATATTAATATTAAATAATATTACTAATCTATAACTAAATAAAAATTATTAAATAAATAAAATTATTAAAATTATTAGAATTATCAAGTAAAATGACTCATTAAGAGGTAACCAATGATAGAATCTTATGAAAAAGCGGGAAAAATAGTTTCAAAAGTAAGGAATGAAGCTATTAAATTGATAAAAGATGATTTACTTATTCTTGACTTAGTTGAGTTTGTTGAAGGAGAAATATTAAAAGCAGATGCAGGAATTGCATTCCCATGTAATGTTTCTGTAAATGAAATGACTGCACATTATACTTCTCCAGCTAATGATAAAACAAAAATATCAACTGGAGACTTAGTAAAATTAGATTTAGGAGCCCATATCGATGGTTACATAGCAGATTCAGCTATTACAATTATGGTTCCTGGAAAAAATTTAGAAGAAAAGTATGATACCGATACAATCAACAAACACAAAGAAATGATTGAAGCTTCAGATGCAGGTTTAGAAGCAGCTATAAGTACAGTCAGACCAGGTGTTGAAATTGGGAAAATAGGTGCTGCTGTTGAAGAAGCCATAAATGAATTTGGATTTAAACCAATAGCTAATCTAAATGGACATAGTTTAGAACAATGGGAGCTTCATTCAGGATTATCAATTCCTAGTATTAATGATAAAAGTACAGTTAAGTTAAAAGAAGGAGATGCTATAGCTATTGAACCTTTTGCAACTGATGGAATAGGTATTGTAACTGACACTCCTCAAACTTATATCTTCAGATATTTAAAAGACAAACCTTTTAGAATGACTCACACACAAAAAGTTTTACGT
Coding sequences:
- the map gene encoding type II methionyl aminopeptidase — protein: MIESYEKAGKIVSKVRNEAIKLIKDDLLILDLVEFVEGEILKADAGIAFPCNVSVNEMTAHYTSPANDKTKISTGDLVKLDLGAHIDGYIADSAITIMVPGKNLEEKYDTDTINKHKEMIEASDAGLEAAISTVRPGVEIGKIGAAVEEAINEFGFKPIANLNGHSLEQWELHSGLSIPSINDKSTVKLKEGDAIAIEPFATDGIGIVTDTPQTYIFRYLKDKPFRMTHTQKVLREIKTNYADLPFSIRWLTDKFNENRLNSSMRQLSQAMAVYPYSALREKTNCWVSQSEHTVIVEGDGCTITTK